CTAAAATTTCTCTATAACGCTTAATTACAAATAACGGCCTAGTCTGATTCATTCCTGCTTAAATCCAAATCTGAAATATTCCGGGCATCATACGGAGTCTGCTGATACACAAAATAATTCAGCCAGTTTGAATATAATAAATTCGCGCTCGATCTCCACGTACAAATCGGAGTCTTTGTCTCGTCATCGTTCGGGAAGTAATTACAAGGCACGTGAATCGCCAGTCCGAGTCTTTTATCGCGTAAATATTCAAGTGCCAGAGTCTCAGGGTCATATTCTGAATGGCCGGTTATGAATAATTGCCGCCCTTCATTCGTGGAAATCGCATAAACTCCGGCCTCGTCGCTCTCTGCTAAAATTTTCAGCGCAGGAATCTTCACTATATCCCCGCGCATTATAGTCGTGTGTCTTGAATGAGGTACCATGAAAACATCATCCGAACCGCGAAATAAAATCGAGCCTTTATGCGTGACTCTGTGCTTAAAGACTCCGAACATCTTACGCGGCAAATGAATCTTAGGCACTCCATAATGATAATATAGCCCGGCTTGAGCTCCCCAGCAAATATGAAATGTGCTGTGAACGTGGGACTTACTCCACTCCATAATATCGCAGAGTTCAGGCCAATAATCAACGCTTTCAAATGGTATTTTTTCGAGCGGTGCGCCTGTGATAATCATCCCGTCGTAAAAATTAGCTTTCACGCTGTCAAAAGTTTTATAGAATGCTATCATGTGTTCAATCGGGGTATTTTTCGGAGTCCGGCCGCTCATTGTCATTAAATCAATTTCGACCTGCAACGGAGTATTACCCAGTAATCTAGCTAACTGAGTTTCAGTTGTTATCTTTGTCGGCATCAAATTTAATATTAATATTCTGAGCGGTCTAATATCTTGACTCTGGGCTCGCCTTTGAGTCATCACGAAAATATTTTCTCGCACTAAAACATTCACTGCGGGCAAATCGCCGGGTATATTTATAGGCATGATGTATTACTCTTCGGGCTTGGCCGTGAACATGCTTACAAAAACTTTGTGAGTCTCGCGCGGGAGAATTCTATAGCCCTTCTTTTCCTTAGTCATCCAGAGTGAATAATCTTTATAGAATCCTTCAGCAAGTGCTAATAAAGATTTCTTGCGATTTTCTTTTATTTGCTGCTCATATGGAGTCTTTAAGCGTCTATCTTCGTCCGAGTCCCATCTGAATGTGCCGAGCGCGTAACTTGCTGCCTTATCTTCGCCGCCTATAGGGAACGCAGGAATTAATAACGAGTGATCCTGCCAGTCATAACTCCCTAAGCCCTGACCCGGTACAAAAATAGCTCTGGGAATTCCGTACATTCTGACTCTGGGAACGTTGAACATTTCTATATCAAGAGAGTCAAAATCTTCAAGAATTGAGTACATTTTTGCGTAATCACTGGGCATTGAGTCGGGCTGGCATAATAAAGACGTATCAGCACGGGCATTTTTCGCGGGGACTGTCAAATAATCGCGTTTCTTGACGAGCATATTCTTTAATTCGCCGCGTCTCATTTGTGCCGACATTCCTGCGCAATTATCAGAAATTTTTTTGACTCGGCGGGCTATCTTTATCGCGTCAATCTGTGAATATAAAATCTTTTTAGCGATTACCTTTGTCCTGTCATGAATTGCTAAAAATTTTTCTGCTTTAGGTGCCAGGAGTGGGTTGGCCTCGTTTTTCTGAGCAGACGAGACTAATAATAATATACTTTTTTCAGCGTCAAAATATGCCTTGCGTTCCTGAGCGAATTTCTGACGTACTGACTCGCTGCCTTCTCGATATTCGGGGACCCGCATTGCAACTTTCATTGCTGAAATCAAATAACTATTCATGTTAGCTATTAATTGCCGAACGTCTAAATTATTCGGGTAAGAGTCATCAATTTCGCGCAAAAATGAATTTCTTTCCTGTTGAGTTCTCAATAATTCACCGTTTAAATAATTTATGCGCTCATCCAATGACATGCCGATAACAGGAGTCGGGCTTTCTGTACCGTTAATAGCTGCCCAGCACTCTGCAATATAATCAGAAAGAGTCATAGCCGGCAAAATTCCACCTGCACACTTAGAAGCTAGATATTTATCTGCGTCAAAATCCTTGCTTAAATTAATTAATCCGGGAATGCTGCCTAAATCAATAAATATTCTCTCTTCGTCGTCAAATTGCAAGATTTCCGGGTTATTTTTCGTCTGAGCGTCAACAATTGCAAATAATACTTCCCAGTAAGAACTCGACATGTTTTGCCAAATTTTCGCGGCCTGTACTTTGTCTTCAGTCTTGCCGGTCGCTAATAACTTGCGATACTTGTAATTATAATCGTCTAACTTTTCAACAGCTTGAGAGACTTCGGGAACATCTTTCCAACGAGAAAACGCCATTTTTATAATTCCTCCTTTAATAACTCATCGCGCATAATTGCTAAACCTTTTGAGGCGACTTCTTTAATTACGTGAAAATTAAGCCAGCCGGGTACGCTTACTTCTTTAGGGTCGATTAGATATGCTTTAGCCTTACTTCGCAGATCATGAATCAATCCCGCCGCAGGATATACAACAAGAGACGAGCCTACTACAGCAAAAATATCAGCTTGACGAACTAAACGGGCCGCTTCAGTAATTAACGGGACTGATTCACCGAACCAGACTATATTAGGCCGCAGTAATTCACCGTCTGAATCTTTCTCGCCGTATTTCATTTTGCGGTAACCTATATCAATAATTTTATTTTCGTTATTTACCGGGCGGGCTTGAGTCAATTGTCCGTGCAAATATAAAACGTGAGTACTTCCTGCGCGCTCGTGAAAATTATCTACATTCTGGGTGATTATATGAACGTCAAAATATTTTTCTAGTTCAGCTAAAATTTTATGGCCTTCATTTGGCTGTGATTTCTCTAAGTTTTCGCGCAAATTGTTGTAGAAATCTATAATTAATTTCGGGTTCCTGTACCAGCCCTGAATGCTTGCGACATCTTCAACGTTATATTCTTCCCATAAGCCGCCGGAGTCCCTGAAAGTTTTAAAGCCGCTCTCTGCACTCATTCCCGCGCCGGTCAAGACTACAAGTTTTTTGCGTTCTTTCATGAAAAAATTTGCCCCCTTCTTATAACACATCTAATTATGATTTACACTAAATAATAGCACATTGCTAAAATAATAAATTTTTTTTGCTGAATTTTTATACGTTGTGCGGGGAATAAACGAACTAGGGCGGGCGGGTGGGAGGGATTCACTATGCGGCGGGGGACTCGTTGTAGTACGTTGTGCAGAGGGGAGAATAAAAGCGGGCACAATGGACTCATGATTATATTTTTATTGATCACATAATAGCACATTGCTTAAATAATAATTTTTGCTAAATTTTCCTATATTCTGCACGTTTGAAAGATAAAAGCAAGCGCTGGGACTCATGATTATATTTTTATGAAATCACGTTAAAATCATGACGGGAGAATCGGGACTTGTTATAATAATTTTTCAGAAATCAAGCCTAAATCACACCGCAAAATCGACTAGTAGAAGCGCAGGACTTGTTATAAATCATGCCGTAAAAATTAACTTGCTTGTATAATAATTTATATTTTTGCGAAATCTACACGATAATCACACCGTAAAATCTCATCTCACCGGTATAATAATATAAAAGATTCATGATTTACAGGAGGATAAGAAAATTGCACTTCAGAGAAAAATTTATATTTCTGAAACGTTTTGCAAAATCGCCCGGGAGAATCGGCAGTGTTACTCCGAGTTCTAAATTTTTGACGCGGGCAATGTTAGATCGAGTCAACTGGGAAGAAGCAAATTATATCGCTGAACTTGGAGCAGGTACAGGAGTATTTACACGTGAAATAGTCAAACGGGCAAAAGATGACGCAAAAATTTTAGTATATGAGATTGACCCCGATCTGCAGAAATTAATCAAAGAAGAACATCACACACATAAAGGCTTAACACTTTACAGCGACGCTCAGAAATTAATGACTCATTTGCAGGAAAACGGAATAAATAAACTTGATTATGTAATATCGAGTCTGCCCTTTACCGTATTGCCCAGAAAAATGACAGTAAGAATCTTAGACGCTGTTGTGAAATATCTTAAGCCCGACGGACATTTTATAGCTTATCAGTACTCATCAATAATGCGGCATGTTTTGCAGAAAAAATTTGCGAAAATAAAGACTCGTTTTGTAATGTTCAATATTCCGCCTGCGTTTGTGTATGACTGCCAAATTTAAGAAATTGCCTGCTCTCTCGTGAAAAGTTATTATATTTTGCGGGAGAGTTTTATTTGCTATTTACTATTTACTATTATATTATTTGCGCAAAAAAAATGGCGGAAACGCAGAGATTCGAACTCTGGGAGCATTTCTGCTCTTACGCTCTCCAAGCGCACGCCTTCGACCGCTCGGCCACGTTTCCACACAATGAAAGAATTATAGCACAAAAAATTTTTTCGTGAATCAGCATATAAAAATTTGCTCCCATGACTCATAACTCATAATCAGGGGAGCGCATTAAATTATAATTTCTCGATAATTGCTGCTTTCATTTGCGAACCTGTAATTAATTTCGTGCCTTCAGACTTCACAAAAATATCCGGAGTCCTCAATCCTTCACGCAAAACTGAGTCTACTGCATTCTCAATCTTGTCGGCCTCGTTATTCATGTTAAAGCTGTAACGCAGCATCATAGCACCTGCTAAAATTGTCCCGATCGGGTTTGCTTTGTCTTGGCCTGCTATATCCGGAGCTGATCCGTGAATAGGTTCATAGAGTCCCCTGTTGTCTTCTCCTAAGCTGGCACTTGGAATCATTCCTATAGAGCCGACGATTTGACTCGCCTCATCTGATAATATATCGCCGAAAGTGTTTTCTGTTACAATTACGTCAAATTCAGAGGGAACGCGAATTAACTGCATTGAAGCATTATCTACGTATAAATGATTTAATTTGACTTCAGGATAATTTTTTGCGACATCCTCGACAATCTCGCGCCAGAATCGTGAAGTGTTTAATATATTTGCTTTGTCTACTGAAGTTACGATTTTGCGCCGTCCCATTGCCATTTTGAAAGCTACGTGGGCTATGCGTCTAATTTCGTGTTCGGAGTACTGCATTAAATCACTCGCAGCGCGTTCACCTTCAGGAGTCGTGAAATATTTATGTTCGCCGAAATAAATTCCGCCGGTGAGTTCTCGCACAATAATAAAATCTATACCCTTTTCTGCTATATCTTTACGTAATGGGCAGGCACTAGCTAACGGAGCAAAAATTTTCGCAGGTCTGATATTAGCAAAGACTTTCAGGCCGGCACGGATTCCCAGTAAACCTTTTTCGGGGCGTTTTTCGGGAGGTTGATTGTCCCATTTCGGGCCTCCTACTGCACCTAATAGTGTAGCGTCTGAGTCCTGACAAATTTTGAGACTCTCAGCTGGTAAAGGTTCGCCGTATTTATCGATTGCGTTGCCTCCCATTGCTACGGATTTGAAATCAAATTTTCCGACTCGTTCCAACACTTCAAGAGTCGCGCCTATTACTTCGGGGCCTATACCGTCGCCGGGGATAACTGCTATTTTTTTCATGTTTTAAGCTCCCTTCTTGATATTATGCTTGAGTGATGCCATTAGTCCGCCCTCTTTTATCATGTTCTTAATGAATTCAGGGAATGGCTCAGCGTGATATACTTTATTCTGCGTTAAATCTTTAATTTCGCCGGTGTCAAAATTTATGCTAATTTCGTCATTATCTGCAATATTTTCGGCAGCCTCAGGACATTCAAGAATTGCCAGACCGATATTTATAGCATTACGATAAAAGATTCTTGCGAAACTCTTTGCTATTACACAGGAAATTCCCGACGCTTTTATCGCAACAGGGGCATGTTCACGGGACGAACCGCAGCCGAAATTTAACCCGGCAACTATAATGTCGCCTGTTTTGACTTTGGCATGAAAATTTTTGTCAATATCTTCCATACAGTGCGATGCTAATTCTTTCTCGTCCTGACTTGCCAAATAACGAGCGGGAATTATTACATCTGTATCAACATGATCGCCGTATTTATGAGCGCGCATTTATATAACCTCCTTTGGATGAGTAATATAACCCGTTATACCTGACGCAGCAGCAACAGCCGGAGAAGCTAAATATACTTCACTGTCAACATGTCCCATGCGTCCGACAAAATTTCTATTCGTAGTCGATACACAGCGTTCACCGGCAGCAAGGACTCCCATATGACCGCCTAAACACGGCCCGCAGGTCGGAGTCGATACTACACAGCCAGCGTCAAGAAATATATCAATATAGCCGCGTTTCATGCATTCACGATAAACACTCTGAGTCGCGGGAATGATTATACCCCTGACACCTTCGGCCAAGTGATGACCCTTCAAAATTTCTGCGGCGGCCTTCATGTCGTCAATTCGTCCGTTTGTGCAGGAACCTATTACGATTTGATCAATTTTTATATTTTTGCCTTCAGTCGCGGGCTTGGCATTTTCCGGCAAATGAGGCCATGAGACTGTGCAGTCTATATCATTCAAATCAAGCTCTACAACACTTTCATATTCTGCGTCTGAGTCAGCCTCGTATGAAGTCCACTCACGTTTAACGCGTTCACGCAAAAATTCACGCGTAATATCATCAACTGGGAATATACCATTTTTTGCGCCTGCCTCGATTGCCATATTCGCAATAGTCAATCTATCTGACATAGTTAATTCTTTGAGGCCGTCTCCTGAAAACTCAAGAGATTTATATAATGCTCCGTCAACGCCGATTTTGCCGATTAAGTATAATATTAAATCCTTGCCTGAGACAAAATTTTTTTTCTTGCCTGTAACATTTACACGAATTGCCGCAGGAACTTTGAACCATGTGTAACCTGCTGCCATTGCCGCGCCCATATCTGTAGAGCCTACACCGGTCGAGAAAGCAGTTACAGCCCCGTATGTGCAAGTGTGAGAGTCTGCTCCGATAATTGCTTCACCGGGTGCGACTAGTCCTTTTTCAGGTAATAAAGCGTGTTCTATACCCATTTCTCCGACATCAAAGAAATTTTTCAGCCCGAATCTTTTCGCAAATACCCGGCATTGTTTGCACTGAGTCGCCGATTTAATATCTTTATTGGGCGTGAAGTGATCCATTACCATAACGACTTTTTTTGAGTCAAAGACTTCATTAAAACCTGCTGACTCGAATTCATTAATTGCTACCGGGCTTGTTATGTCATTGCCCATAACGAGATCTAATTTTGCCTGAATCAACTGCCCCGCGTGAACCTCATCAAGTCCCGCATGACGAGCTAGAATCTTTTGAGTCATTGTCATTCCCATGAAAAATTACCCCCCTCGATAAAATTATGAATTTTCGCCGGCCTCAAACATTTTATTGACACCGTTTATATAAGCCTGTAACGACGCTTCTACAATGTCAGTCGAGATTCCTGAGCCCGTATACATTTCGCCGGTTGCTGAGCTTGAAATTTTTACGACTGCTTCACCGATTGAGTCCTCGCCTTCTGTTACTGCTCGAATGCTGAAATCTTCAAGTCTTGCTTCAATGCCTAACATTTTATTAACGGCCTTAAATGCTGCGTCGAGTGGCCCGGCCCCGAATTCGACTCCCTCCATGAAATTATCCCCGCGCTTGAGTTTAATATATGAAAGTTTAGGAATGTCGCTCCCTGAAGTTATAGAATGACTCACTAAATGACATACCGGTGCCGAGCTGCTTTCTGTCTTGACGACTCTTGAACGGTGAAGAGTCAAAGCCTCCAAATCCGAACTTGTTATAATTTTCTTAGCGTCTGCTAATTTCTTGAATCTCGTAAAAATGTCTTCTAGTTCTTCATCGGGAATCTCATAGCCCATAGACTCGAGTCTCTCTCTTAAAGCGTGCTTGCCTGAATGCTTGCCGAGTACTAATGCCCTGTGAGGTATTCCTATTTCGTCAGGATTCATGATTTCATAAGTCTGTGCATTC
The genomic region above belongs to Synergistaceae bacterium and contains:
- the leuD gene encoding 3-isopropylmalate dehydratase small subunit — protein: MRAHKYGDHVDTDVIIPARYLASQDEKELASHCMEDIDKNFHAKVKTGDIIVAGLNFGCGSSREHAPVAIKASGISCVIAKSFARIFYRNAINIGLAILECPEAAENIADNDEISINFDTGEIKDLTQNKVYHAEPFPEFIKNMIKEGGLMASLKHNIKKGA
- the leuC gene encoding 3-isopropylmalate dehydratase large subunit, with product MGMTMTQKILARHAGLDEVHAGQLIQAKLDLVMGNDITSPVAINEFESAGFNEVFDSKKVVMVMDHFTPNKDIKSATQCKQCRVFAKRFGLKNFFDVGEMGIEHALLPEKGLVAPGEAIIGADSHTCTYGAVTAFSTGVGSTDMGAAMAAGYTWFKVPAAIRVNVTGKKKNFVSGKDLILYLIGKIGVDGALYKSLEFSGDGLKELTMSDRLTIANMAIEAGAKNGIFPVDDITREFLRERVKREWTSYEADSDAEYESVVELDLNDIDCTVSWPHLPENAKPATEGKNIKIDQIVIGSCTNGRIDDMKAAAEILKGHHLAEGVRGIIIPATQSVYRECMKRGYIDIFLDAGCVVSTPTCGPCLGGHMGVLAAGERCVSTTNRNFVGRMGHVDSEVYLASPAVAAASGITGYITHPKEVI
- the metA gene encoding homoserine O-succinyltransferase produces the protein MPINIPGDLPAVNVLVRENIFVMTQRRAQSQDIRPLRILILNLMPTKITTETQLARLLGNTPLQVEIDLMTMSGRTPKNTPIEHMIAFYKTFDSVKANFYDGMIITGAPLEKIPFESVDYWPELCDIMEWSKSHVHSTFHICWGAQAGLYYHYGVPKIHLPRKMFGVFKHRVTHKGSILFRGSDDVFMVPHSRHTTIMRGDIVKIPALKILAESDEAGVYAISTNEGRQLFITGHSEYDPETLALEYLRDKRLGLAIHVPCNYFPNDDETKTPICTWRSSANLLYSNWLNYFVYQQTPYDARNISDLDLSRNESD
- a CDS encoding methyltransferase: MIYRRIRKLHFREKFIFLKRFAKSPGRIGSVTPSSKFLTRAMLDRVNWEEANYIAELGAGTGVFTREIVKRAKDDAKILVYEIDPDLQKLIKEEHHTHKGLTLYSDAQKLMTHLQENGINKLDYVISSLPFTVLPRKMTVRILDAVVKYLKPDGHFIAYQYSSIMRHVLQKKFAKIKTRFVMFNIPPAFVYDCQI
- the leuB gene encoding 3-isopropylmalate dehydrogenase → MKKIAVIPGDGIGPEVIGATLEVLERVGKFDFKSVAMGGNAIDKYGEPLPAESLKICQDSDATLLGAVGGPKWDNQPPEKRPEKGLLGIRAGLKVFANIRPAKIFAPLASACPLRKDIAEKGIDFIIVRELTGGIYFGEHKYFTTPEGERAASDLMQYSEHEIRRIAHVAFKMAMGRRKIVTSVDKANILNTSRFWREIVEDVAKNYPEVKLNHLYVDNASMQLIRVPSEFDVIVTENTFGDILSDEASQIVGSIGMIPSASLGEDNRGLYEPIHGSAPDIAGQDKANPIGTILAGAMMLRYSFNMNNEADKIENAVDSVLREGLRTPDIFVKSEGTKLITGSQMKAAIIEKL